The Kordia sp. SMS9 genome window below encodes:
- a CDS encoding TonB-dependent siderophore receptor, with translation MIKKRVGNFLTFFCFFLSFQCLIAQGNQENKRLLSKLLPEIQKRYDVVFSYVDNTLDTVLVTPIKKTISLRDLLNGFESETNLRFTIINKRYIAITVFKDQIQELDEVYLTEYIASGISTNRTGQITVKPKNFSILPGVTEPDVLLTIQALPGISSVNETVSNINIRGGTNDQNILLWDDIKMYQSGHFFGLISAFNPYFLKKVTVTKNGTSAQHGDGVSGMIQMDLDQHVNDSLIAGAGMNFIHVDGFAKVQLNKKMEVQVSARRSITDVFETPTYAIYFDRIFQDTDITNNNQDTNSTTTTNRDFYFYDMSTKFIYDISKTDNLQFSFLNIFNDLSYTEEATLNNRRQAVNSGITQRNLATGLTYNREWNPAFSTQVQLYTSNYNLEATNFNITDNQRLFQENDLADSAIRLHTNYRIDENFTLETGYQFSEIGITNIQDVSNPQFRSERKDVMRTHALYSEVHYFSDSYRTMLTFGIRGNRYGKIDKFRFEPRLNFRQQFSDYFSVLVLGEFKSQAISQVIDLQNDFLGIEKRRWTLANGTSVPLIESKQASVGVQYNKNNLLITAEAYIKEVDGITTRSQGFQNQFQFVNAVGSYKTYGIDVLFNKKWRDLNTWLSYSVSKNEYKFTSLNSGNPFPNNIDITHNFTLGATYSWKNFEFSLGTNYRSGIPNTTVGTPNLTNGEINYNAPNAANLEDYFRTDFSATYRLTLSKKKKIYSKIGLSIWNIFDQQNVLNEYYNLDNEVVSQIQNRALGITPNLSFRLDF, from the coding sequence GTGATTAAAAAACGCGTAGGCAACTTTCTCACTTTTTTTTGCTTCTTTCTTAGTTTTCAGTGCCTTATCGCACAGGGAAATCAAGAGAATAAACGATTACTGTCCAAATTATTACCCGAAATTCAAAAACGCTACGATGTTGTTTTTTCGTATGTAGATAATACACTCGACACGGTTTTGGTAACTCCGATCAAAAAAACGATTTCTTTACGGGATTTGTTAAACGGTTTTGAGTCGGAAACGAATTTGCGCTTCACGATTATTAACAAACGCTACATTGCCATTACGGTGTTTAAAGATCAAATTCAAGAGTTGGATGAAGTTTATTTGACCGAGTATATTGCTTCTGGAATTTCTACGAATAGAACAGGACAAATTACGGTAAAACCTAAGAATTTCAGCATTCTTCCCGGCGTTACAGAACCTGACGTTTTATTGACGATTCAAGCTTTGCCAGGAATTTCTAGCGTGAACGAAACGGTTTCCAATATCAACATTCGTGGCGGCACCAACGATCAAAATATTTTATTGTGGGATGATATTAAAATGTATCAATCTGGACATTTTTTCGGATTGATTTCTGCGTTTAATCCGTATTTTCTCAAAAAAGTAACCGTTACTAAAAACGGTACAAGTGCGCAACATGGCGATGGCGTTTCTGGGATGATTCAGATGGATTTGGACCAACATGTAAATGATTCTTTAATCGCTGGCGCGGGAATGAACTTCATACACGTTGACGGTTTCGCCAAAGTACAACTCAACAAAAAAATGGAAGTGCAAGTTTCGGCGCGTCGTTCGATTACCGATGTATTTGAAACACCAACGTATGCTATCTATTTTGATCGAATTTTTCAAGATACGGACATCACCAATAACAATCAGGATACAAATTCTACAACCACAACGAATAGAGATTTTTATTTCTATGACATGAGTACGAAGTTTATCTATGATATTTCGAAAACAGACAATTTGCAGTTTAGTTTTTTGAATATTTTTAATGACCTAAGTTACACGGAAGAAGCCACACTGAACAACCGACGACAAGCGGTAAATAGTGGAATCACGCAACGAAACTTGGCAACTGGTTTGACGTACAATCGCGAATGGAATCCTGCATTTTCTACGCAAGTACAACTGTATACGTCCAATTATAATTTGGAAGCGACCAATTTTAACATCACGGACAATCAACGCCTTTTTCAAGAGAATGATTTGGCAGACAGCGCAATTCGATTGCATACAAACTATCGTATTGATGAAAATTTCACCCTAGAAACTGGCTATCAGTTTTCAGAAATTGGCATTACGAATATTCAAGATGTGAGCAATCCGCAATTTCGCAGCGAACGCAAAGATGTCATGCGAACTCACGCGTTGTATTCAGAAGTGCATTATTTTTCAGATAGTTATCGTACCATGTTAACGTTTGGAATTCGTGGCAATCGGTATGGAAAGATTGACAAATTTCGTTTTGAGCCGCGTTTGAATTTTAGGCAACAATTTTCAGATTATTTTAGTGTATTGGTGTTGGGTGAATTTAAAAGTCAGGCCATTTCACAAGTCATTGATTTGCAGAATGATTTTTTAGGCATTGAAAAACGCCGTTGGACCTTAGCCAATGGAACTTCTGTTCCACTAATTGAAAGCAAACAAGCTTCTGTGGGCGTTCAATATAACAAAAACAACTTGTTGATAACGGCTGAAGCATACATTAAAGAAGTTGACGGAATTACGACAAGAAGCCAAGGGTTTCAAAATCAGTTTCAATTTGTCAATGCTGTCGGAAGTTATAAAACTTATGGAATTGATGTGTTGTTCAACAAAAAATGGCGCGATTTGAATACTTGGTTGAGTTATTCCGTAAGCAAAAACGAGTATAAATTTACGTCGCTTAATAGCGGAAATCCGTTTCCAAACAATATTGACATCACGCACAATTTTACGCTTGGCGCAACCTATTCTTGGAAGAATTTTGAATTTTCATTGGGAACTAATTATCGTTCTGGAATTCCAAACACAACCGTTGGCACACCAAATCTCACCAACGGAGAAATCAACTATAATGCGCCAAATGCAGCAAACTTAGAGGATTATTTTAGAACGGACTTCTCGGCTACCTATCGTTTGACACTTTCCAAAAAGAAAAAAATCTACTCCAAAATCGGGTTGTCTATCTGGAACATTTTTGATCAACAAAACGTGTTGAATGAATATTACAATTTGGACAATGAAGTTGTTTCGCAGATACAAAATCGCGCGTTGGGCATTACGCCAAATTTGAGTTTTCGTTTAGACTTTTAA
- a CDS encoding helix-turn-helix domain-containing protein, with protein sequence MQSSYKKDEKEFLTRLGAHIRELRIKNGLSQEKLSFEADLDRTYIGSVERGERNIAVINLRKICKALHISISQLFNFDNE encoded by the coding sequence ATGCAATCTTCTTATAAAAAAGATGAAAAAGAGTTTTTAACACGGCTTGGTGCTCACATCAGAGAACTACGAATAAAAAATGGGCTTTCACAAGAAAAACTTTCATTTGAAGCTGATCTTGATAGGACTTACATAGGTTCTGTGGAAAGAGGTGAAAGAAATATTGCAGTTATTAACCTTAGAAAGATTTGTAAGGCATTACATATTTCTATTTCTCAACTCTTTAACTTTGATAATGAATAA
- a CDS encoding nuclease, with amino-acid sequence MNKVFKIPASSPTKLTTLEILKERLKPLVGAEFILSGKSRTDGSNLRKLIASRLEEFPLPKAAIEGEYEIVPPKKKGIPKIVREFIDTYIVTSGKTYNLQVWNRIPSSQTLLIKYESGEILKCNDVRFILTKIDVENKKIASIIIATPKYIVEKFGVFGKPTIKHQLLISTKIREKIYASDDKIMFFKDSKKLSYLICHDFEPPKHNMTEEAKSNEILSIELIKILVAEKLIGYKIPANATKNRGQALEKKVLELLDYPLTNQELLHGGFPDIPNQLLEVKVQDTQTVDLGKFSPEKEEVIIKDLHITTFDIRYLIALTNPKTEIIEGIILSPGEKLGDVFSYVSDQSYKCQRSIPMDFFEKHTGKVVINPD; translated from the coding sequence ATGAATAAAGTATTTAAAATACCTGCATCTTCTCCTACAAAATTAACCACATTAGAAATCCTAAAAGAAAGACTTAAACCACTAGTTGGAGCTGAGTTTATTTTATCAGGTAAATCTAGAACTGACGGTTCAAATTTACGAAAGTTAATCGCTAGTAGATTGGAAGAATTTCCGCTTCCAAAAGCTGCTATAGAAGGTGAATATGAGATCGTTCCTCCCAAAAAGAAAGGCATTCCTAAAATAGTGCGTGAATTTATTGACACGTACATTGTAACGAGTGGAAAAACTTATAATTTACAAGTTTGGAATCGAATACCTTCCAGTCAAACACTACTAATTAAATACGAGTCTGGCGAAATTTTAAAATGCAATGATGTGCGTTTCATACTCACGAAAATCGATGTTGAAAACAAAAAAATAGCAAGTATCATTATAGCAACTCCAAAGTATATTGTAGAAAAGTTTGGCGTATTTGGGAAACCTACAATTAAGCATCAACTTCTAATTTCGACTAAAATTCGCGAAAAAATCTATGCAAGTGATGATAAAATCATGTTTTTTAAAGACTCAAAAAAGTTATCTTATTTAATCTGCCATGATTTTGAACCTCCTAAACATAATATGACTGAAGAAGCTAAATCAAATGAAATACTCTCTATTGAGCTTATAAAAATACTGGTTGCAGAGAAACTAATTGGTTATAAAATCCCTGCGAATGCTACTAAAAATCGAGGACAAGCTTTGGAAAAAAAAGTGCTAGAACTTTTAGACTACCCTTTAACTAATCAGGAATTACTTCATGGAGGTTTTCCTGATATTCCCAATCAATTACTTGAAGTAAAAGTTCAAGATACACAAACGGTTGATTTAGGAAAGTTTTCACCTGAAAAAGAAGAAGTGATCATTAAAGATTTACATATTACAACTTTTGACATTCGATATTTAATAGCCTTAACAAATCCTAAAACAGAGATAATTGAGGGAATCATATTGAGTCCTGGAGAAAAATTGGGAGATGTTTTTTCGTATGTATCTGATCAAAGTTATAAATGTCAACGATCTATTCCTATGGATTTCTTTGAAAAGCATACAGGGAAAGTTGTTATTAATCCAGATTAA